From one Phocoena sinus isolate mPhoSin1 chromosome 4, mPhoSin1.pri, whole genome shotgun sequence genomic stretch:
- the PSMD2 gene encoding 26S proteasome non-ATPase regulatory subunit 2 isoform X1, giving the protein MEEGGREKAPLQPQQPPATSPGGGDEKPSGKERRDAGDKDKEQELSEEDKQLQDELEMLVERLGEKDTSLYRPALEELRRQIRSSTTSMTSVPKPLKFLRPHYGKLKEIYENMAPGENKRFAADIISVLAMTMSGERECLKYRLVGSQEELASWGHEYVRHLAGEVAKEWQELDDAEKTQREPLLTLVKEIVPYNMAHNAEHEACDLLMEIEQVDMLEKDIDENAYAKVCLYLTSCVNYVPEPENSALLRCALGVFRKFSRFPEALRLALMLNDMELVEDIFTSCKDVVVQKQMAFMLGRHGVFLELSEDVEEYEDLTEIMSNVQLNSNFLALARELDIMEPKVPDDIYKTHLENNRFGGSGSQVDSARMNLASSFVNGFVNAAFGQDKLLTDDGNKWLYKNKDHGMLSAAASLGMILLWDVDGGLTQIDKYLYSSEDYIKSGALLACGIVNSGVRNECDPALALLSDYVLHNSNTMRLGSIFGLGLAYAGSNREDVLTLLLPVMGDSKSSMEVAGVTALACGMIAVGSCNGDVTSTILQTIMEKSETELKDTYARWLPLGLGLNHLGKGEAIEAILAALEVVSEPFRSFANTLVDVCAYAGSGNVLKVQQLLHICSEHFDSKEKEEDKDKKEKKDKDKKEAPADMGAHQGVAVLGIALIAMGEEIGAEMALRTFGHLLRYGEPTLRRAVPLALALISVSNPRLNILDTLSKFSHDADPEVSYNSIFAMGMVGSGTNNARLAAMLRQLAQYHAKDPNNLFMVRLAQGLTHLGKGTLTLCPYHSDRQLMSQVAVAGLLTVLVSFLDVRNIILGKSHYVLYGLVAAMQPRMLVTFDEELRPLPVSVRVGQAVDVVGQAGKPKTITGFQTHTTPVLLAHGERAELATEEFLPVTPILEGFVILRKNPNYDL; this is encoded by the exons ATGGAGGAGGGTGGCCGGGAGAAGGCACCCCTGCAGCCCCAGCAGCCCCCAGCGACGTCCCCCGGTGGCGGGGATGAGAAGCCGAGCGGCAAGGAGCGGCGGGATGCCGGAGACAAGGACAAAGAGCAGGAGCTG TCTGAGGAGGACAAACAACTTCAGGATGAACTGGAGATGCTCGTGGAACGACTGGGG GAGAAGGACACGTCCCTGTACCGACCAGCCCTGGAGGAACTGAGGAGGCAGATTCGTTCTTCTACAACTTCCATGACTTCAGTGCCCAAGCCTCTCAAATTTCTGCGTCCACACTATGGCAAACTGAAGGAGATCTATGAGAACATGGCCCCTGGGGAGAATAAG CGTTTTGCCGCTGACATCATCTCTGTTTTGGCCATGACCATGAGCGGGGAGCGTGAGTGCCTCAAATATCGTCTAGTGGGCTCCCAGGAGGAATTGGCATCATGGGGTCATGAGTACGTCAG GCATCTGGCAGGAGAAGTGGCTAAGGAGTGGCAGGAGCTGGATGATGCAGAGAAGACGCAGCGGGAGCCACTGCTGACCCTGGTGAAGGAGATTGTCCCCTACAACATGGCCCACAATGCAGAGCATGAGGCCTGCGACCTGCTTATGGAAATTGAGCAGGTGGATATGCTGGAGAAAGACATTGATGAGAATGCATATGCAAAGGTCTGCCTCTATCTCACCAG ttGTGTGAATTACGTGCCTGAGCCTGAGAACTCTGCCCTACTGCGTTGTGCCCTGGGTGTGTTCCGAAAGTTCAGTCGCTTCCCTGAAGCACTGAGATTGGCATTGATGCTCAATGACATGGAGCTGGTAGAAGATATTTTCACCTCCTGCAAGGACGT GGTTGTACAGAAGCAAATGGCATTCATGCTAGGCCGACATGGGGTGTTTTTGGAGCTGAGTGAAGATGTGGAGGAGTATGAGGACCTGACAGAGATCATGTCCAATGTGCAGCTCAACAGCAACTTCTTGGCTTTAGCTCGGGAG CTGGACATCATGGAACCCAAGGTGCCTGATGACATCTATAAAACCCACCTAGAGAACAACA GGTTTGGGGGCAGTGGCTCTCAGGTGGACTCTGCCCGCATGAACCTGGCCTCCTCTTTTGTGAACGGCTTTGTGAATGCAGCCTTTGGCCAGGACAAGCTGCTGACTGATGATGGCAACAAATGGCTTTACAAGAATAAGGATCATG GAATGTTGAGTGCAGCTGCATCCCTTGGCATGATTCTGCTGTGGGATGTGGATGGTGGCCTTACTCAGATTGACAAGTACCTGTACTCTTCTGAGGACTATATCAAG TCAGGAGCCCTCCTGGCCTGTGGCATCGTGAACTCTGGTGTCCGAAATGAGTGTGACCCTGCTCTGGCACTCCTCTCAGACTATGTCCTCCACAACAGTAACACAATGAGACTTGGTTCCATCTTTGG GCTTGGCTTGGCCTATGCTGGCTCCAATCGCGAAGATGTTCTAACACTGCTGCTACCTGTGATGGGAGATTCCAAGTCCAGTATGGAG GTGGCAGGTGTGACAGCTCTAGCCTGTGGAATGATAGCGGTGGGATCCTGCAATGGCGATGTCACTTCCACTATCCTTCAGACCATCATGGAGAAGTCAGAGACTGAGCTCAAGGACACATATGCCCGTTGGCTTCCTCTTGGACTGGGCCTCAACCACCTAG GGAAGGGAGAGGCCATTGAGGCCATCCTGGCCGCACTGGAGGTTGTGTCAGAGCCATTCCGCAGTTTTGCCAACACACTGGTGGATGTGTGTGCCTatgcag GCTCTGGGAATGTACTGAAGGTGCAGCAGCTGCTCCACATTTGCAGTGAACACTTTGACTccaaggaaaaggaggaagacaaagacaaaaaggaaaagaaggacaaGGACAAGAAGGAAGCCCCTGCCGACATGGGAGCACATCAG GGAGTAGCTGTGCTGGGGATTGCCCTTATTGCTATGGGTGAGGAGATTGGTGCAGAGATGGCACTACGAACCTTTGGCCACCTG CTGAGATATGGGGAGCCTACACTCCGAAGGGCTGTGCCTTTAGCACTGGCCTTAATCTCCGTTTCCAATCCACGACTCAACATCTTGGATACCCTAAGCAAATTCTCTCATGATGCTGACCCAGAAGTTTCCTATAACTCCATCTTTGCCATGGGCATGGTGGGCAGTG GTACCAATAATGCCCGTCTGGCTGCGATGCTGCGCCAGTTAGCCCAGTATCATGCCAAGGACCCCAACAACCTCTTCATGGTGCGCTTGGCACAG ggCCTGACCCATTTAGGGAAGGGCACACTCACCCTCTGCCCCTACCACAGTGACCGGCAGCTTATGAGTCAAGTGGCCGTGGCTGGGCTGCTCACCGTGCTTGTCTCTTTCCTGGATGTCCGCAACA TCATCTTAGGCAAGTCGCACTATGTATTATATGGGCTGGTGGCTGCCATGCAGCCCCGAATGCTGGTCACATTCGATGAGGAGCTGCGGCCATTACCAGTGTCTGTCCGTGTGGGCCAG
- the PSMD2 gene encoding 26S proteasome non-ATPase regulatory subunit 2 isoform X2, protein MEEGGREKAPLQPQQPPATSPGGGDEKPSGKERRDAGDKDKEQELSEEDKQLQDELEMLVERLGRFAADIISVLAMTMSGERECLKYRLVGSQEELASWGHEYVRHLAGEVAKEWQELDDAEKTQREPLLTLVKEIVPYNMAHNAEHEACDLLMEIEQVDMLEKDIDENAYAKVCLYLTSCVNYVPEPENSALLRCALGVFRKFSRFPEALRLALMLNDMELVEDIFTSCKDVVVQKQMAFMLGRHGVFLELSEDVEEYEDLTEIMSNVQLNSNFLALARELDIMEPKVPDDIYKTHLENNRFGGSGSQVDSARMNLASSFVNGFVNAAFGQDKLLTDDGNKWLYKNKDHGMLSAAASLGMILLWDVDGGLTQIDKYLYSSEDYIKSGALLACGIVNSGVRNECDPALALLSDYVLHNSNTMRLGSIFGLGLAYAGSNREDVLTLLLPVMGDSKSSMEVAGVTALACGMIAVGSCNGDVTSTILQTIMEKSETELKDTYARWLPLGLGLNHLGKGEAIEAILAALEVVSEPFRSFANTLVDVCAYAGSGNVLKVQQLLHICSEHFDSKEKEEDKDKKEKKDKDKKEAPADMGAHQGVAVLGIALIAMGEEIGAEMALRTFGHLLRYGEPTLRRAVPLALALISVSNPRLNILDTLSKFSHDADPEVSYNSIFAMGMVGSGTNNARLAAMLRQLAQYHAKDPNNLFMVRLAQGLTHLGKGTLTLCPYHSDRQLMSQVAVAGLLTVLVSFLDVRNIILGKSHYVLYGLVAAMQPRMLVTFDEELRPLPVSVRVGQAVDVVGQAGKPKTITGFQTHTTPVLLAHGERAELATEEFLPVTPILEGFVILRKNPNYDL, encoded by the exons ATGGAGGAGGGTGGCCGGGAGAAGGCACCCCTGCAGCCCCAGCAGCCCCCAGCGACGTCCCCCGGTGGCGGGGATGAGAAGCCGAGCGGCAAGGAGCGGCGGGATGCCGGAGACAAGGACAAAGAGCAGGAGCTG TCTGAGGAGGACAAACAACTTCAGGATGAACTGGAGATGCTCGTGGAACGACTGGGG CGTTTTGCCGCTGACATCATCTCTGTTTTGGCCATGACCATGAGCGGGGAGCGTGAGTGCCTCAAATATCGTCTAGTGGGCTCCCAGGAGGAATTGGCATCATGGGGTCATGAGTACGTCAG GCATCTGGCAGGAGAAGTGGCTAAGGAGTGGCAGGAGCTGGATGATGCAGAGAAGACGCAGCGGGAGCCACTGCTGACCCTGGTGAAGGAGATTGTCCCCTACAACATGGCCCACAATGCAGAGCATGAGGCCTGCGACCTGCTTATGGAAATTGAGCAGGTGGATATGCTGGAGAAAGACATTGATGAGAATGCATATGCAAAGGTCTGCCTCTATCTCACCAG ttGTGTGAATTACGTGCCTGAGCCTGAGAACTCTGCCCTACTGCGTTGTGCCCTGGGTGTGTTCCGAAAGTTCAGTCGCTTCCCTGAAGCACTGAGATTGGCATTGATGCTCAATGACATGGAGCTGGTAGAAGATATTTTCACCTCCTGCAAGGACGT GGTTGTACAGAAGCAAATGGCATTCATGCTAGGCCGACATGGGGTGTTTTTGGAGCTGAGTGAAGATGTGGAGGAGTATGAGGACCTGACAGAGATCATGTCCAATGTGCAGCTCAACAGCAACTTCTTGGCTTTAGCTCGGGAG CTGGACATCATGGAACCCAAGGTGCCTGATGACATCTATAAAACCCACCTAGAGAACAACA GGTTTGGGGGCAGTGGCTCTCAGGTGGACTCTGCCCGCATGAACCTGGCCTCCTCTTTTGTGAACGGCTTTGTGAATGCAGCCTTTGGCCAGGACAAGCTGCTGACTGATGATGGCAACAAATGGCTTTACAAGAATAAGGATCATG GAATGTTGAGTGCAGCTGCATCCCTTGGCATGATTCTGCTGTGGGATGTGGATGGTGGCCTTACTCAGATTGACAAGTACCTGTACTCTTCTGAGGACTATATCAAG TCAGGAGCCCTCCTGGCCTGTGGCATCGTGAACTCTGGTGTCCGAAATGAGTGTGACCCTGCTCTGGCACTCCTCTCAGACTATGTCCTCCACAACAGTAACACAATGAGACTTGGTTCCATCTTTGG GCTTGGCTTGGCCTATGCTGGCTCCAATCGCGAAGATGTTCTAACACTGCTGCTACCTGTGATGGGAGATTCCAAGTCCAGTATGGAG GTGGCAGGTGTGACAGCTCTAGCCTGTGGAATGATAGCGGTGGGATCCTGCAATGGCGATGTCACTTCCACTATCCTTCAGACCATCATGGAGAAGTCAGAGACTGAGCTCAAGGACACATATGCCCGTTGGCTTCCTCTTGGACTGGGCCTCAACCACCTAG GGAAGGGAGAGGCCATTGAGGCCATCCTGGCCGCACTGGAGGTTGTGTCAGAGCCATTCCGCAGTTTTGCCAACACACTGGTGGATGTGTGTGCCTatgcag GCTCTGGGAATGTACTGAAGGTGCAGCAGCTGCTCCACATTTGCAGTGAACACTTTGACTccaaggaaaaggaggaagacaaagacaaaaaggaaaagaaggacaaGGACAAGAAGGAAGCCCCTGCCGACATGGGAGCACATCAG GGAGTAGCTGTGCTGGGGATTGCCCTTATTGCTATGGGTGAGGAGATTGGTGCAGAGATGGCACTACGAACCTTTGGCCACCTG CTGAGATATGGGGAGCCTACACTCCGAAGGGCTGTGCCTTTAGCACTGGCCTTAATCTCCGTTTCCAATCCACGACTCAACATCTTGGATACCCTAAGCAAATTCTCTCATGATGCTGACCCAGAAGTTTCCTATAACTCCATCTTTGCCATGGGCATGGTGGGCAGTG GTACCAATAATGCCCGTCTGGCTGCGATGCTGCGCCAGTTAGCCCAGTATCATGCCAAGGACCCCAACAACCTCTTCATGGTGCGCTTGGCACAG ggCCTGACCCATTTAGGGAAGGGCACACTCACCCTCTGCCCCTACCACAGTGACCGGCAGCTTATGAGTCAAGTGGCCGTGGCTGGGCTGCTCACCGTGCTTGTCTCTTTCCTGGATGTCCGCAACA TCATCTTAGGCAAGTCGCACTATGTATTATATGGGCTGGTGGCTGCCATGCAGCCCCGAATGCTGGTCACATTCGATGAGGAGCTGCGGCCATTACCAGTGTCTGTCCGTGTGGGCCAG
- the PSMD2 gene encoding 26S proteasome non-ATPase regulatory subunit 2 isoform X3 has product MLVERLGEKDTSLYRPALEELRRQIRSSTTSMTSVPKPLKFLRPHYGKLKEIYENMAPGENKRFAADIISVLAMTMSGERECLKYRLVGSQEELASWGHEYVRHLAGEVAKEWQELDDAEKTQREPLLTLVKEIVPYNMAHNAEHEACDLLMEIEQVDMLEKDIDENAYAKVCLYLTSCVNYVPEPENSALLRCALGVFRKFSRFPEALRLALMLNDMELVEDIFTSCKDVVVQKQMAFMLGRHGVFLELSEDVEEYEDLTEIMSNVQLNSNFLALARELDIMEPKVPDDIYKTHLENNRFGGSGSQVDSARMNLASSFVNGFVNAAFGQDKLLTDDGNKWLYKNKDHGMLSAAASLGMILLWDVDGGLTQIDKYLYSSEDYIKSGALLACGIVNSGVRNECDPALALLSDYVLHNSNTMRLGSIFGLGLAYAGSNREDVLTLLLPVMGDSKSSMEVAGVTALACGMIAVGSCNGDVTSTILQTIMEKSETELKDTYARWLPLGLGLNHLGKGEAIEAILAALEVVSEPFRSFANTLVDVCAYAGSGNVLKVQQLLHICSEHFDSKEKEEDKDKKEKKDKDKKEAPADMGAHQGVAVLGIALIAMGEEIGAEMALRTFGHLLRYGEPTLRRAVPLALALISVSNPRLNILDTLSKFSHDADPEVSYNSIFAMGMVGSGTNNARLAAMLRQLAQYHAKDPNNLFMVRLAQGLTHLGKGTLTLCPYHSDRQLMSQVAVAGLLTVLVSFLDVRNIILGKSHYVLYGLVAAMQPRMLVTFDEELRPLPVSVRVGQAVDVVGQAGKPKTITGFQTHTTPVLLAHGERAELATEEFLPVTPILEGFVILRKNPNYDL; this is encoded by the exons ATGCTCGTGGAACGACTGGGG GAGAAGGACACGTCCCTGTACCGACCAGCCCTGGAGGAACTGAGGAGGCAGATTCGTTCTTCTACAACTTCCATGACTTCAGTGCCCAAGCCTCTCAAATTTCTGCGTCCACACTATGGCAAACTGAAGGAGATCTATGAGAACATGGCCCCTGGGGAGAATAAG CGTTTTGCCGCTGACATCATCTCTGTTTTGGCCATGACCATGAGCGGGGAGCGTGAGTGCCTCAAATATCGTCTAGTGGGCTCCCAGGAGGAATTGGCATCATGGGGTCATGAGTACGTCAG GCATCTGGCAGGAGAAGTGGCTAAGGAGTGGCAGGAGCTGGATGATGCAGAGAAGACGCAGCGGGAGCCACTGCTGACCCTGGTGAAGGAGATTGTCCCCTACAACATGGCCCACAATGCAGAGCATGAGGCCTGCGACCTGCTTATGGAAATTGAGCAGGTGGATATGCTGGAGAAAGACATTGATGAGAATGCATATGCAAAGGTCTGCCTCTATCTCACCAG ttGTGTGAATTACGTGCCTGAGCCTGAGAACTCTGCCCTACTGCGTTGTGCCCTGGGTGTGTTCCGAAAGTTCAGTCGCTTCCCTGAAGCACTGAGATTGGCATTGATGCTCAATGACATGGAGCTGGTAGAAGATATTTTCACCTCCTGCAAGGACGT GGTTGTACAGAAGCAAATGGCATTCATGCTAGGCCGACATGGGGTGTTTTTGGAGCTGAGTGAAGATGTGGAGGAGTATGAGGACCTGACAGAGATCATGTCCAATGTGCAGCTCAACAGCAACTTCTTGGCTTTAGCTCGGGAG CTGGACATCATGGAACCCAAGGTGCCTGATGACATCTATAAAACCCACCTAGAGAACAACA GGTTTGGGGGCAGTGGCTCTCAGGTGGACTCTGCCCGCATGAACCTGGCCTCCTCTTTTGTGAACGGCTTTGTGAATGCAGCCTTTGGCCAGGACAAGCTGCTGACTGATGATGGCAACAAATGGCTTTACAAGAATAAGGATCATG GAATGTTGAGTGCAGCTGCATCCCTTGGCATGATTCTGCTGTGGGATGTGGATGGTGGCCTTACTCAGATTGACAAGTACCTGTACTCTTCTGAGGACTATATCAAG TCAGGAGCCCTCCTGGCCTGTGGCATCGTGAACTCTGGTGTCCGAAATGAGTGTGACCCTGCTCTGGCACTCCTCTCAGACTATGTCCTCCACAACAGTAACACAATGAGACTTGGTTCCATCTTTGG GCTTGGCTTGGCCTATGCTGGCTCCAATCGCGAAGATGTTCTAACACTGCTGCTACCTGTGATGGGAGATTCCAAGTCCAGTATGGAG GTGGCAGGTGTGACAGCTCTAGCCTGTGGAATGATAGCGGTGGGATCCTGCAATGGCGATGTCACTTCCACTATCCTTCAGACCATCATGGAGAAGTCAGAGACTGAGCTCAAGGACACATATGCCCGTTGGCTTCCTCTTGGACTGGGCCTCAACCACCTAG GGAAGGGAGAGGCCATTGAGGCCATCCTGGCCGCACTGGAGGTTGTGTCAGAGCCATTCCGCAGTTTTGCCAACACACTGGTGGATGTGTGTGCCTatgcag GCTCTGGGAATGTACTGAAGGTGCAGCAGCTGCTCCACATTTGCAGTGAACACTTTGACTccaaggaaaaggaggaagacaaagacaaaaaggaaaagaaggacaaGGACAAGAAGGAAGCCCCTGCCGACATGGGAGCACATCAG GGAGTAGCTGTGCTGGGGATTGCCCTTATTGCTATGGGTGAGGAGATTGGTGCAGAGATGGCACTACGAACCTTTGGCCACCTG CTGAGATATGGGGAGCCTACACTCCGAAGGGCTGTGCCTTTAGCACTGGCCTTAATCTCCGTTTCCAATCCACGACTCAACATCTTGGATACCCTAAGCAAATTCTCTCATGATGCTGACCCAGAAGTTTCCTATAACTCCATCTTTGCCATGGGCATGGTGGGCAGTG GTACCAATAATGCCCGTCTGGCTGCGATGCTGCGCCAGTTAGCCCAGTATCATGCCAAGGACCCCAACAACCTCTTCATGGTGCGCTTGGCACAG ggCCTGACCCATTTAGGGAAGGGCACACTCACCCTCTGCCCCTACCACAGTGACCGGCAGCTTATGAGTCAAGTGGCCGTGGCTGGGCTGCTCACCGTGCTTGTCTCTTTCCTGGATGTCCGCAACA TCATCTTAGGCAAGTCGCACTATGTATTATATGGGCTGGTGGCTGCCATGCAGCCCCGAATGCTGGTCACATTCGATGAGGAGCTGCGGCCATTACCAGTGTCTGTCCGTGTGGGCCAG
- the PSMD2 gene encoding 26S proteasome non-ATPase regulatory subunit 2 isoform X4 translates to MTSVPKPLKFLRPHYGKLKEIYENMAPGENKRFAADIISVLAMTMSGERECLKYRLVGSQEELASWGHEYVRHLAGEVAKEWQELDDAEKTQREPLLTLVKEIVPYNMAHNAEHEACDLLMEIEQVDMLEKDIDENAYAKVCLYLTSCVNYVPEPENSALLRCALGVFRKFSRFPEALRLALMLNDMELVEDIFTSCKDVVVQKQMAFMLGRHGVFLELSEDVEEYEDLTEIMSNVQLNSNFLALARELDIMEPKVPDDIYKTHLENNRFGGSGSQVDSARMNLASSFVNGFVNAAFGQDKLLTDDGNKWLYKNKDHGMLSAAASLGMILLWDVDGGLTQIDKYLYSSEDYIKSGALLACGIVNSGVRNECDPALALLSDYVLHNSNTMRLGSIFGLGLAYAGSNREDVLTLLLPVMGDSKSSMEVAGVTALACGMIAVGSCNGDVTSTILQTIMEKSETELKDTYARWLPLGLGLNHLGKGEAIEAILAALEVVSEPFRSFANTLVDVCAYAGSGNVLKVQQLLHICSEHFDSKEKEEDKDKKEKKDKDKKEAPADMGAHQGVAVLGIALIAMGEEIGAEMALRTFGHLLRYGEPTLRRAVPLALALISVSNPRLNILDTLSKFSHDADPEVSYNSIFAMGMVGSGTNNARLAAMLRQLAQYHAKDPNNLFMVRLAQGLTHLGKGTLTLCPYHSDRQLMSQVAVAGLLTVLVSFLDVRNIILGKSHYVLYGLVAAMQPRMLVTFDEELRPLPVSVRVGQAVDVVGQAGKPKTITGFQTHTTPVLLAHGERAELATEEFLPVTPILEGFVILRKNPNYDL, encoded by the exons ATGACTTCAGTGCCCAAGCCTCTCAAATTTCTGCGTCCACACTATGGCAAACTGAAGGAGATCTATGAGAACATGGCCCCTGGGGAGAATAAG CGTTTTGCCGCTGACATCATCTCTGTTTTGGCCATGACCATGAGCGGGGAGCGTGAGTGCCTCAAATATCGTCTAGTGGGCTCCCAGGAGGAATTGGCATCATGGGGTCATGAGTACGTCAG GCATCTGGCAGGAGAAGTGGCTAAGGAGTGGCAGGAGCTGGATGATGCAGAGAAGACGCAGCGGGAGCCACTGCTGACCCTGGTGAAGGAGATTGTCCCCTACAACATGGCCCACAATGCAGAGCATGAGGCCTGCGACCTGCTTATGGAAATTGAGCAGGTGGATATGCTGGAGAAAGACATTGATGAGAATGCATATGCAAAGGTCTGCCTCTATCTCACCAG ttGTGTGAATTACGTGCCTGAGCCTGAGAACTCTGCCCTACTGCGTTGTGCCCTGGGTGTGTTCCGAAAGTTCAGTCGCTTCCCTGAAGCACTGAGATTGGCATTGATGCTCAATGACATGGAGCTGGTAGAAGATATTTTCACCTCCTGCAAGGACGT GGTTGTACAGAAGCAAATGGCATTCATGCTAGGCCGACATGGGGTGTTTTTGGAGCTGAGTGAAGATGTGGAGGAGTATGAGGACCTGACAGAGATCATGTCCAATGTGCAGCTCAACAGCAACTTCTTGGCTTTAGCTCGGGAG CTGGACATCATGGAACCCAAGGTGCCTGATGACATCTATAAAACCCACCTAGAGAACAACA GGTTTGGGGGCAGTGGCTCTCAGGTGGACTCTGCCCGCATGAACCTGGCCTCCTCTTTTGTGAACGGCTTTGTGAATGCAGCCTTTGGCCAGGACAAGCTGCTGACTGATGATGGCAACAAATGGCTTTACAAGAATAAGGATCATG GAATGTTGAGTGCAGCTGCATCCCTTGGCATGATTCTGCTGTGGGATGTGGATGGTGGCCTTACTCAGATTGACAAGTACCTGTACTCTTCTGAGGACTATATCAAG TCAGGAGCCCTCCTGGCCTGTGGCATCGTGAACTCTGGTGTCCGAAATGAGTGTGACCCTGCTCTGGCACTCCTCTCAGACTATGTCCTCCACAACAGTAACACAATGAGACTTGGTTCCATCTTTGG GCTTGGCTTGGCCTATGCTGGCTCCAATCGCGAAGATGTTCTAACACTGCTGCTACCTGTGATGGGAGATTCCAAGTCCAGTATGGAG GTGGCAGGTGTGACAGCTCTAGCCTGTGGAATGATAGCGGTGGGATCCTGCAATGGCGATGTCACTTCCACTATCCTTCAGACCATCATGGAGAAGTCAGAGACTGAGCTCAAGGACACATATGCCCGTTGGCTTCCTCTTGGACTGGGCCTCAACCACCTAG GGAAGGGAGAGGCCATTGAGGCCATCCTGGCCGCACTGGAGGTTGTGTCAGAGCCATTCCGCAGTTTTGCCAACACACTGGTGGATGTGTGTGCCTatgcag GCTCTGGGAATGTACTGAAGGTGCAGCAGCTGCTCCACATTTGCAGTGAACACTTTGACTccaaggaaaaggaggaagacaaagacaaaaaggaaaagaaggacaaGGACAAGAAGGAAGCCCCTGCCGACATGGGAGCACATCAG GGAGTAGCTGTGCTGGGGATTGCCCTTATTGCTATGGGTGAGGAGATTGGTGCAGAGATGGCACTACGAACCTTTGGCCACCTG CTGAGATATGGGGAGCCTACACTCCGAAGGGCTGTGCCTTTAGCACTGGCCTTAATCTCCGTTTCCAATCCACGACTCAACATCTTGGATACCCTAAGCAAATTCTCTCATGATGCTGACCCAGAAGTTTCCTATAACTCCATCTTTGCCATGGGCATGGTGGGCAGTG GTACCAATAATGCCCGTCTGGCTGCGATGCTGCGCCAGTTAGCCCAGTATCATGCCAAGGACCCCAACAACCTCTTCATGGTGCGCTTGGCACAG ggCCTGACCCATTTAGGGAAGGGCACACTCACCCTCTGCCCCTACCACAGTGACCGGCAGCTTATGAGTCAAGTGGCCGTGGCTGGGCTGCTCACCGTGCTTGTCTCTTTCCTGGATGTCCGCAACA TCATCTTAGGCAAGTCGCACTATGTATTATATGGGCTGGTGGCTGCCATGCAGCCCCGAATGCTGGTCACATTCGATGAGGAGCTGCGGCCATTACCAGTGTCTGTCCGTGTGGGCCAG